One Takifugu rubripes chromosome 2, fTakRub1.2, whole genome shotgun sequence genomic region harbors:
- the plekhd1 gene encoding LOW QUALITY PROTEIN: pleckstrin homology domain-containing family D member 1 (The sequence of the model RefSeq protein was modified relative to this genomic sequence to represent the inferred CDS: inserted 1 base in 1 codon; deleted 1 base in 1 codon), translating into MFPSSSRTSLLSPWSSMEQSDSEALDISTKVQLHGVLWKRPFGRPSAKWSRRFFIIKDSFLLYYAESEKRNFETNSYFNIHPKGVVPLGGCVVAASPNAGMPFAIVVNLEDFTGAIVLAADSEDEQVQWMEMLQDSGKVTWKNAQLGEAMIESLEAQGLQLAKEKQEYLGKLMEETEELSHQRAQREELQRLNLVLEEEKLKFEEVVMELKAEQEHIKHDLDGTARSLRGVEREKEELSRLTTALQNSIQELSQEKQRTLELLGVKEQEEKPTETAEETRDRDGGDVDLLKDLQHIEEEMRXLLKEKQQAERSELKDNEQMAKVLQEEREFYWSQAQTLQESLSQLSVDKNQTEAELRAELESRLELEQRLKEAGGALQELEKGLSSLERSAESEEQMRGNVTQLRRFFEECICAAEIEAKLPSIMKNAVYLHKAAARRIKSCRIQRSASRRHWLKHSKSFAVTGADERSMEELRETARRLTSDSSFRESVYKIMAGKDAAGKTDN; encoded by the exons ATGTTTCCCTCCTCGTCTCGGACGTCTCTGTTGTCACCCTGGTCATCCATGGAGCAGTCGGACTCGGAGGCTTTGGACATCAGCACCAAAGTGCAGCTGCATGGTGTCCTGTGGAAGAGACCCTTTGGACGGCCGTCAGCCAAGTGGTCCCGCAG GTTCTTCATCATCAAAGACAGCTTCCTGCTTTACTACGCCGAGAGCGAGAAGAGGAACTTTGAGACCAACAGTTACTTCAACATCCACCCCAAG GGCGTCGTCCCGCTGGGAGGGTGCGTGGTGGCGGCCAGTCCCAACGCCGGCATGCCCTTCGCCATCGTGGTCAACCTGGAGGACTTCACC GGCGCCATCGTCTTGGCTGCAGACTCGGAGGACGAGCAGGTCCAGTGGATGGAGATGCTGCAGGATTCAGGGAAAGT CACGTGGAAGAACGCTCAGCTGGGGGAGGCCATGATCGAGAGCCTGGAGGCTCAGGGGCTGCAGCTGGCCAAGGAGAAGCAGGAGTATCTGG GTAAACTGATGGAGGAAACCGAAGAGCTGAGCCATCAAAGGGCGCAGAGGGAG gagcTGCAGCGACTCAATctggtcctggaggaggagaagctgaagtttgaggaggtggtgatggagctgaaggcagagcaggAGCACATCAAACA CGATCTGGACGGGACCGCTCGCTCGCTGAGGGGAGtcgagagggagaaggaggagctgagccggCTCACCACCGCGCTGCAGAACTCCATCCAG GAACTTTCTCAGGAGAAGCAGAGAACTTTGGAGCTGCTGGGGGttaaggagcaggaggagaaacctACGGAGACGGCAGAGGAGACCCgggaca gggacggaggggacgtgGACCTGCTGAAGGACCTGCAGCACATCGAGGAGGAGATGA TCctgctgaaggagaagcagcaggcGGAGAGAAGTGA GCTGAAGGACAACGAGCAGATGGCGaaagtcctgcaggaggagagagagttcTACTGGTCTCAGGCTCAGACGCTGCAGGAGTCGCTGTCTCAGCTCAGTGTGGACAAGAACCAGACGGAGGCCGAACTGCGG GCGGAGCTGGAGTCTCGGCTCGAGCTGGAGCAGCGTCTGAAGGAGGCCGGAGGA gctctgcaggagctggagaaaggCCTGAGCTCCCTGGAGCGCAGCGCAGAGTcggaggagcagatgaggggAAACGTGACCCAGCTGAGGA GATTCTTTGAGGAGTGTATCTGCGCGGCGGAGATCGAGGCCAAGCTTCCATCCATCATGAAGAACGCCGTGTACCTGCACAAGGCTGCAGCCCGTCGCATCaagagctgcaggatccagaggaGCGCCTCCAGGCGCCACTGGT TGAAACACTCCAAATCCTTCGCGGTCACCGGCGCCGACGAGCGCAGCATGGAGGAGCTGCGGGAGACGGCGCGGCGGCTGACCTCCGACAGCAGCTTCAGAGAGAGCGTCTACAAGATCATGGCTGGCAAGGACGCCGCCGGCAAGACGGACAACTGA
- the arg2 gene encoding arginase-2, mitochondrial, translating to MALRGPLLRLLRTKLRNTFHQSRGQSVAVLGAPFSRGQKRRGVEHGPRVIRDAGLIDRLSALDYSVHDFGDLSFHTIEDDEPYMEVKSPRNVGAANQMLSGAVSRAVRAGYTLVMLGGDHSLGIGSVCGHAQQCPDLCVIWVDAHADLNTPVTSPSGNLHGQPVSFLLKELQEKVPDIPGFSWVKPVLSARDLVYIGLRDVDPGEHHFLKSLGIHYFTMRDIDRLGIRRVMEATFDHLLGRKQRPIHLSFDIDAFDPSLAPATGTPVVGGLTYREGIYITEEVHNTGLLSVMDVVEVNPALGPNPEAVEATASLAVDIVASAVGQTREGAHASIEEVPAVKKDTEQLCL from the exons ATGGCCTTGAGGGGACCTCTGCTCCGCCTTCTCAGAACCAAGCTCCGGAACACTTTCCATCAAAGCAGAGGCCAAAGTGTGGCGGTGCTGGGGGCGCCGTTTTCCAGAGGACAG AAAAGAAGAGGCGTGGAGCACGGGCCGAGGGTGATCAGAGATGCCGGGCTCATCGACAGGCTCTCCGCTTTAG ACTACTCCGTCCATGACTTTGGGGACCTTAGCTTCCACACCATCGAGGACGATGAGCCCTACATGGAGGTCAAGTCTCCCCGCAATGTGGGCGCAGCCAACCAGATGCTGTCAGGGGCCGTGAGCCGGGCCGTGAGGGCCGGATACACGCTGGTCATGCTGGGCGGCGACCACAG TCTGGGCATTGGATCGGTGTGTGGGCACGCCCAGCAGTGTCCTGACCTCTGTGTCATCTGGGTCGACGCTCACGCGGACCTGAACACGCCGGTGACCTCGCCATCGGGGAACCTCCACGGCCAGCCTGTGTCGTTCCTGctgaaagagctgcaggagaag GTACCAGATATTCCAGGATTCTCCTGGGTGAAACCGGTCCTGTCTGCCAGAGATCTGGTCTACATCGGCCTGCGAGACGTCGACCCCGGAGAACA CCACTTCCTGAAAAGCTTGGGGATCCACTATTTCACCATGAGGGATATCGACAGATTGGGCATCAGAAGAGTCATGGAAGCCACTTTTGACCATCTCCTGGGGAG GAAACAGAGGCCGATCCACCTGAGCTTTGACATCGACGCGTTCGACCCGTCTCTGGCTCCAGCCACGGGAACGCCTGTCGTCGGCGGTTTGACGTACAGGGAGGGCATCTACATCACAGAGGAAGTCCACAACACCG GTTTGCTGTCAGTCATGGACGTGGTGGAGGTCAACCCCGCCCTGGGGCCCAACCCGGAAGCCGTGGAGGCCACTGCCTCGTTAGCGGTGGACATCGTGGCCTCGGCGGTGGGACAGACGAGAGAAGGTGCTCACGCGTCCATTGAGGAGGTTCCTGCCGTGAAGAAGGACACAGAGCAGCTCTGCCTCTGA
- the ccdc177 gene encoding coiled-coil domain-containing protein 177 has protein sequence MVDPSEAEEQNKCKGPQLDPPAVAADDARPSQQSDCTSAEEDGDGEFKTPPTGSSEPSPCHIPAASDGATHGPPPQQPQAQMDRDAAPKLHLDLYNFDSPAAEGSRYVLTSPRSLEACARCGVKPVELLPRPLSDFAREAPGRSMRVATGLFEVYEKDRHAKLRQCREERERVVREEKRRILQANANGGSGVTSSGSTQPLTSKAVTSSSGQEAGTSSGAAASKAPKAPSHVINTAPKCGPAKSPQSSKPGSTPAVLSKVVFQGASKPPSSQHLKPTRLLSSAPPQVVRKASGGKSSNTFPRSGPKAPSFPRANSTLTSSVTKSGAPPNGVTGGLYSQHNGHLGLKVRGKSHSMESLQRRMDPICSSNSAMNTTTCTSSESGASSSYSWDGARDPWNKMSSPRACAMATFNSLIGRSFSLGDLSHSPQTTQKVERIVKEVKRRGLKAVSERDRKIAALMLAKYQEEDLMSQTRYVAHLHWDSERRMEELRREQENREKQRSMMEYQRVWHTQVSLRQQRLSHQEQMSAAAKMRQAEENEERWRELSEQQERSRLLRLQQAAREEKHKKVLQEQNLKALEEERAAMLEQERLLLKEKLTMAELKRQEKEHQAQEDRRGLNKAERRRHAALIQEIARREQEEREEARRAAEEKLSRSLENYEQIVERRGQELKEKAKREEKQIQKARKAAERRDKQQQQLLEARMKEAEKRAKHAAVVAEEKAKEKAQRAVQSRQEKERLQRLNRQRVEEEEKQRRLELLQSIERKLEKSEQIFKEKKAVLESARSVARASFHVRDKVREETNVRTFDKMVLEAQLKASLDEK, from the coding sequence CCTCAGCAACCTCAGGCTCAAATGGACAGAGACGCGGCGCCCAAACTGCACCTGGATCTCTACAACTTTGACTCGCCAGCCGCAGAGGGCAGCCGCTATGTGTTGACCAGCCCCCGCTCTCTGGAGGCGTGTGCTCGCTGCGGGGTCAAGCCCGTGGAGCTCTTGCCTCGCCCGCTGTCCGACTTCGCCAGAGAGGCTCCTGGCCGCAGCATGCGCGTGGCGACGGGGCTGTTTGAAGTGTACGAGAAGGACCGGCACGCCAAACTGAGGCAgtgcagggaggagagggagagggtggtcagagaggagaagaggaggatccTGCAGGCAAACGCCAACGGCGGCAGCGGCGTGACGTCTTCTGGCTCCACGCAGCCTCTGACCTCCAAAGCTGTGACCTCCAGCTCAGGCCAGGAGGCAGGAACgtcctctggagctgcagcatccAAAGCACCCAAAGCTCCCAGCCACGTTATTAACACCGCTCCTAAATGTGGCCCAGCTAAATCACCTCAGTCCTCCAAACCCGGTTCCACACCAGCTGTGCTTTCCAAGGTGGTTTTCCAAGGAGCCTCCAAGCCTCCTTCATCTCAGCACCTGAAACCCACTCGGCTGCTTTCGTCTGCCCCCCCGCAGGTCGTCAGGAAGGCATCAGGGGGCAAATCCTCAAACACTTTTCCCAGATCAGGACCCAAAGCCCCGTCCTTCCCCAGAGCCAACTCCACGTTAACGTCATCCGTGACCAAGTCTGGGGCGCCGCCGAACGGCGTGACGGGAGGCCTGTACTCCCAGCACAACGGCCATCTGGGACTGAAGGTGAGAGGAAAGAGCCATTCCATGGAATCCTTGCAGAGGAGGATGGATCCCATCTGCTCCTCCAACTCTGCCATGAATACCACGACCTGCACATCGTCAGAGTCGGGCGCCTCCTCTTCCTACAGTTGGGACGGCGCCCGAGACCCCTGGAACAAAATGTCCAGCCCCCGAGCGTGCGCCATGGCCACTTTCAACTCGCTGATAGGCCGCAGCTTCAGCCTGGGCGATCTGAGCCACTCTCCTCAGACCACGCAGAAGGTGGAGCGCATCGTGAAGGAGGTGAAGCGCCGAGGCTTGAAGGCCGTGTCCGAGCGCGACCGCAAGATCGCCGCCCTGATGCTGGCCAAGTACCAAGAAGAAGACCTGATGAGTCAGACCCGCTACGTGGCTCACCTTCACTGGGACAGCGAGCGCAGAATGGAGGAGCTACGGCGAGAGCAGGAGAACAGGGAGAAGCAGCGCAGCATGATGGAGTACCAGCGGGTGTGGCACACACAGGTGTCCCTCCGACAGCAGCGACTCAGCCACCAGGAGCAAATGTCGGCGGCCGCCAAGATGCGTCAGGCCGAGGAGAACGAGGAGCGGTGGAGGGAGCTGTCCGAGCAGCAGGAGCGCAGCCGTCTGCTGAGGCTACAGCAGGCAGCTCGGGAGGAGAAGCACAAGAAAGTTCTCCAAGAACAGAACCTGAaggccctggaggaggagagggcagccatgctggagcaggagaggctCCTCTTGAAAGAAAAACTCACCATGGCAGAGCTGAAAAGACAAGAGAAGGAGCACCAGGCGCAGGAGGACCGACGAGGCCTGAACAAGGCTGAGAGGAGACGCCACGCCGCTCTGATCCAGGAGATCGCCCGGAGGgaacaggaagagagggaggaagccaGGAGAGCGGCGGAGGAGAAGCTCAGCCGCTCTCTGGAGAACTACGAGCAGATTGTAGAGCGGCGAGGGCAGGAGCTCAAGGAGAAGGCCAAGCGTGAGGAAAAGCAGATCCAGAAGGCACGAAAAGCAGCGGAGAGACGcgacaagcagcagcagcagctcttggaGGCCCGCATGAAGGAGGCAGAGAAACGGGCCAAACACGCCGCCGTGGTGGCCGAGGAGAAGGCCAAGGAGAAAGCCCAGAGGGCCGTCCAGAGCCGCCAGGAGAAGGAGCGACTCCAGAGGCTCAACAGGCagcgggtggaggaggaggagaagcaacGGCGCCTGGAGCTGCTCCAGTCCATCGAGAGGAAACTGGAGAAGAGCGAACAGATCTTCAAAGAAAAGAAGGCGGTGCTGGAGAGCGCTCGCTCCGTGGCCCGAGCGTCCTTTCACGTGCGGGACAAAGTGCGAGAGGAGACCAACGTGCGCACATTTGATAAAATGGTTCTGGAGGCTCAACTCAAAGCCAGCCTGGATGAGAAGTGA
- the slc39a9 gene encoding zinc transporter ZIP9, translating to MDDFSSISLLSLAMLVGCYVAGIIPLAVNFSEEKLKLVTVLGAGLLCGTALAVIIPEGVHALYEELLEGGHQNHGHSGAAEVSETKAEVEAVLSTGGKHEHAHEQLHACIGVSLVLGFVFMLLVDQIGSSHVHSTEDPESARAASSKITTTLGLVVHAAADGVALGAAASTSQTSVQLIVFVAIMLHKAPAAFGLVSFLMHAGLERNRIRKHLLVFALAAPVLAMLTFLGLSQSSKEALSDINATGVAMLFSAGTFLYVATVHVLPEVGAGGHSHAPAGGSGNKGLSKVEVLALVLGCLIPLVLSVGHHH from the exons ATGGACGATTTTAGCTCCATCAGCCTGCTGTCGCTCGCGATGTTGGTGGGATGTTATGTCGCAGGAATAATTCCGTTAGCGGTCAATTTTTCTGAG gagaagctgaagctggtGACCGTCCTGGGGGCCGGGCTGCTGTGCGGAACCGCTCTGGCCGTCATCATCCCCGAGGGCGTCCACGCACTTTATGAGGAGCTCCTCGAAG GTGGCCACCAGAATCACGGACACAGTGGGGCTGCAGAAGTGTCTGAGACCAAGGCTGAAGTGGAGGCGGTTCTGAGCACCGGTGGGAAACACGAGCACGCTCACGAGCAGCTTCACGCCTGCATCGGCGTTTCTCTGGTCTTGGGCTTTGTCTTTATGCTGCTGGTGGACCAGATAGGCAGTTCTCACGTGCACAGCACTGAAG ATCCCGAGTCGGCGAGGGCGGCTTCCTCCAAAATCACCACCACCCTGGGTCTGGTGGTGCACGCGGCAG CTGACGGAGTTGCTCTCGGAGCTGCTGCCTCCACGTCTCAGACCAGCGTCCAGCTCATCGTCTTTGTAGCCATCATGTTGCACAAG GCCCCTGCGGCCTTCGGTCTGGTGTCGTTCCTGATGCATGCCGGTCTTGAGAGGAACCGCATCCGCAAGCATCTCCTGGTCTTCGCACTGGCAGCGCCGGTCCTCGCCATGCTGACCTTTTTAGGCCTCAGTCAG AGCAGCAAGGAGGCGCTGTCAGACATCAACGCCACCGGCGTCGCCATGCTCTTCTCTGCCGGCACCTTCCTCTACGTGGCCACTGTGCACGTCCTTCCTGAGGTCGGGGCCGGAGGGCACAGCCACGCCCCCGCCGGAGGCAGCGGGAACAAGGGACTGAGCAAGGTGGAGGTCTTGGCTCTGGTGCTGGGCTGTCTGATCCCGCTGGTGCTGTCCGTGGGCCACCACCATTAG
- the LOC101070476 gene encoding LOW QUALITY PROTEIN: RNA-binding protein 25 (The sequence of the model RefSeq protein was modified relative to this genomic sequence to represent the inferred CDS: deleted 4 bases in 3 codons) — MSYPPPINRQQLGIPQLPPRIPPPQFAGFAPPVPPGTPMIPVHMGIMAPAVLDPAALAAAQKPMIQKRESGPVRVKDPEENAGPTTTVFVGNISEKASDMLVRQLLAKCGIVLSWKRVQGASGKLQAFGFCEYKEPESTLRALRLLHELLLGDKKLLVKVDAKTKAQLDEWKAKKRGANGETSGTNSNQEDEEEALDEETLRKDQGVKGSIEVLIREYANELNAPSQDPDSQPPQQEEKEKKEEEDISAMEIEEDKRDLISREISKFRDTHKKLEEEKGKKEKERLELERERRERDKERERERERRDREKEKEREKERDKERERERDREREDQERERERERERSRDIREDRSRSKSVGLLGNSGEFLLIRISNRDLCRERAREDKKRDRDEDEEDVYERRRLERRLRDKEAAYQERLKNWEIRERKKFRDYSKDAEREDERRRETMKEAKRLKEFLEDYDDERDDPKFYRGSALQKRVRDREKEAESDERDRKREKEELEEIRQRLLAEGHPDPDAELQRLEEEAERRRQAPLKLEPEDRKPKPHKDRAPKRREAERPAEPVALVPQKLSDDDDNEELEGDAYRNGEDSQEDKPQPKPVMRPITAAPSVSSASGNVTPNSPANDSPCGIIIPGEGTPDLQPLEENRPKIGLSLKLGTSSSPCQLTAGKRKKLTAVESVFNKFDDEEIDEPQRKRKLVPLDYGDNDKSLGLDGAELSGSKNSTNTEEKRKHIKSLIEKIPTARPELFSYPLDWTMVDSTLMDRRIRPWINKKIIEYIGEEEATLVDFVCSKVMAHSTPQGILDDVAMVLDEEAEVFVVKMWRLLIYETEAKKIGLVK, encoded by the exons ATGTCTTATCCTCCTCCCATCAACCGCCAGCAGCTCGGCATCCCTCAGCTGCCTCCCAGAATCCCCCCTCCTCAGTTTGCGGGCTTTGCCCCACCTGTTCCCCCAG GTACCCCCATGATCCCCGTTCACATGGGCATAATGGCCCCCGCA GTTCTGGACCCGGCGGCACTCGCCGCAGCTCAGAAGCCGATGATTCAGAAGAGAGAGTCTGGGCCCGTCCGGGTGAAGGACCCGGAGGAGAACGCC GGACCCACCACCACGGTCTTTGTGGGGAACATCTCTGAAAAGGCA TCTGACATGTTGGTCAGACAACTGCTGGCC AAATGCGGCATCGTTCTGAGCTGGAAACGGGTCCAGGGAGCCTCTGGTAAACTTCAAG CTTTTGGGTTCTGTGAGTATAAGGAGCCCGAGTCCACGCTGCGAGCCCTCAGACTCCTGCACGAGCTGCTCTTAGGTGATAAAAAGTTGTTGGTCAAGGTGGATGCAAAGACCAAGGCTCAGCTGGATGAGTGGAAGGCCAAGAAGAGGGGAGCAAACGGGG aaacCAGTGGGACAAACAGCAAccaggaggacgaagaggaggccCTGGATGAGGAAACCCTGCGTAAGGACCAGGGCGTGAAGGGGTCAATAGAAGTGCTGATCCGAGAATATGCGAACGAACTCAACGCCCCCTCGCAAGACCCCGACAGTCAACCCCCGCaacaagaagagaaagagaagaaagaggag GAGGACATCAGCGCCATGGAGATCGAGGAAGACAAGAGAGACTTGATATCCAGAGAGATCAGTAAATTCCGCGACACACACAAG aaactggaagaagaaaaaggaaagaaggaaaaggagcggctggagctggagagggaaaggagagagagggacaaagagcgggagcgagagagggagcgcCGTGACCGggagaaggaaaaagagagggagaaagagagggacaAGGAGCGCGAAAGAGAGCGAGACCGCGAACGTGAG GACcaggagcgggagagggagcgTGAGCGGGAGCGGAGCCGAGACATCAGAGAAGATCGGAGCAGGTCAAAGTCAGTGGGACTGCTCGGAAATTCAGGTGAATTTCTCCTGATCCGCATCAGTAACAGGGATTTGTGCAGGGAGCGGGCTCGAGAAGATAAGAAACGAGACCGAGACGAAGACGAGGAGGATGTGTACGAGCGGAGGAGGCTGGAGAGGAGGCTCCGAGACAAAGAGGCAGCTTACCAGGAA CGGCTCAAAAACTGGGAGATCCGGGAGAGGAAGAAGTTCCGTGACTACAGCAAAGATGCAGAGAGGGAGGACGAGCGGCGGCGTGAAACG ATGAAAGAAGCCAAAAGACTGAAGGAATTCCTTGAAGATTATGATGATGAAAGAGACGATCCAAAATTCTACAG GGGAAGCGCTCTGCAGAAGCGAGTCCGTGACCGGGAAAAGGAGGCGGAGTCGGACGAGCGAGACCgcaagagggagaaagaggagctggaggagatccgACAGAGACTTCTGGCCGAGGGCCACCCGGACCCCGATGCTGAGCTGCAGAGA ttggaggaggaggcagagcgcAGACGACAGGCTCCTCTGAAACTGGAacctgaggacagaaaaccGAAGCCTCACAAGGATCGGGCTccgaagaggagggaggcagaaaGACCCGCAGAGCCGGTGGCGCTGGTACCGCAGAAACTCTCAGATGACGACGATAACGAGGAGCTGGAAGGAGACGCCTATCGCAATGGCGAGGACTCGCAGGAGGACAAGCCCCAGCCCAAGCCTGTGATGCGGCCCATCACTGCTGCGCCCTCCGTCTCCTCTGCCAGCGGGAACGTGACGCCAAACTCTCCCGCCAACGACTCTCCGTGTGGCATCATCATACCAGGAGAGGGCACTCCTGACCTTCAGCCTCTGGAGGAGAACCGGCCCAAGATTGGTCTCAGCCTCAAACTGG GCACCTCCAGCAGCCCCTGCCAGCTCACTGctgggaagaggaagaagctaACCGCGGTGGAAAGTGTTTTTAACAAATTTGATGATGAAGAAATTGATGAGCCGCAGCGCAAAAGGAAGCTGGTTCCCCTGGACTACGGCGACAACGACAAGAGTCTGGGACTGGATGGAGCAGAACTGTCCGGCTCTAAAAATAGCACCAACACGGAGGAGAAGCGCAAACACATAAAGAGCCTGATTGAAAAGATCCCGACAGCCAGACCGGAGCTCTTCTCCTACCCTCTGGACTGGACCATGGTGGACTCG ACCTTGATGGATCGACGCATACGGCCGTGGATCAACAAGAAAATTATAGAATACAtcggagaggaggaggccacACTAGTTGATTTTGTTTGTTCAAAG GTGATGGCACACAGCACTCCTCAGGGGATTCTTGACGATGTTGCTATG GTTCTTGATGAAGAAGCCGAAGTCTTCGTAGTAAAAATGTGGCGGCTGTTAATATACGAAACGGAGGCAAAGAAGATTGGACTGGTGAAATAG